One Papaver somniferum cultivar HN1 chromosome 10, ASM357369v1, whole genome shotgun sequence genomic window carries:
- the LOC113315936 gene encoding aspartic proteinase nepenthesin-2-like gives MGCGFLQENFEFMSNNHLRGKPDLIVGILGLGSGQWSFTNQLGAVGQGKFSYCFEMFNSKIEGSNTYLRFGADAIIGGAGQKVHRTFIVVTQFRTQLYYLNIEDISVGNKRIGFPRGAFDLNSQGKGGIVIDSGTPISMMYKDHFDRVIDLVKAHFNDLGIEYIGFIQSFDACFRLRGRFDISNYPSITLHFQQNDYVIQVYKANFLMETVETVCLGIFRWNSSSVLTFVLGAMQQANKRILYNVMDQSLSFATEYCELGS, from the coding sequence ATGGGTTGTGGTTTTCTCCAAGAAAACTTTGAATTTATGAGTAATAATCATTTACGTGGCAAACCTGATCTTATTGTGGGAATACTCGGTTTAGGATCAGGACAATGGTCTTTTACAAATCAGTTAGGTGCTGTtggacaaggtaaattttcttacTGCTTCGAGATGTTTAACTCGAAAATTGAGGGGTCGAATACATACTTAAGGTTTGGTGCAGATGCGATCATTGGAGGAGCAGGTCAAAAAGTACATAGAACTTTTATTGTTGTGACTCAATTTCGGACGCAACTCTATTACTTAAATATTGAAGATATCAGTGTAGGTAACAAAAGAATAGGATTTCCTAGAGGTGCTTTCGATCTTAACAGTCAAGGAAAAGGCGGTATTGTCATAGATTCTGGCACTCCAATATCTATGATGTATAAAGATCATTTTGATAGAGTTATAGATTTGGTTAAGGCACATTTTAACGACCTTGGAATTGAATATATTGGTTTTATACAAAGTTTTGATGCATGTTTCCGTTTACGCGGAAGATTTGATATTAGTAACTATCCTTCCATAACACTTCATTTTCAACAGAACGATTATGTTATTCAAGTGTACAAAGCTAATTTCTTGATGGAAACTGTTGAAACTGTGTGTTTGGGCATTTTCAGATGGAATAGCTCTAGTGTTCTAACTTTTGTTCTAGGAGCAATGCAACAAGCTAATAAGCGCATTTTATATAATGTTATGGACCAGTCACTCTCATTCGCTACAGAGTATTGTGAATTAGGTTCATAA